In one window of Engystomops pustulosus unplaced genomic scaffold, aEngPut4.maternal MAT_SCAFFOLD_253, whole genome shotgun sequence DNA:
- the LOC140110333 gene encoding olfactory receptor 10A7-like translates to MCFGAGLCSEIQKYYFDMERENQTTITEFILVGFSDVLQLQYFLFVVFLIIFKISLLAHMFIIFLYRLSPNLQTPMYFFLANFSFLEICYLSNIIPKMLINLLHHHKTITFNGCAIQMFCFLLLGSAECNMLAFMAYDRYNAICHPLHYSNIMRRAVCIRLVFSCWFIGTTVGVLQTNLIFSLPFCGSNRINNFYCDIPPLLSLACKNTKIIEITALIITFIVVIVPFLLTAISYANIIWTIIKHHSAGRRIKAFSTCTSHLIVVSMYYGSATIMYSRPKSSYGMDGEKFLSLIYTIIAPFINPFIYSLRNNDVKNAFKQVVCQIKIDKPENN, encoded by the coding sequence ATGTGTTTTGGTGCTGGTTTATGCAGCGAAATACAAAAATATTACTTTGATATGGAAAGAGAAAACCAGACAACCATAACTGAATTTATCTTGGTTGGATTTTCTGATGTTCTTCAGCTTCAATATTTCCTCTTTGTGGTCTTTCTCATCATCTTTAAGATTTCACTCCTCGCTCATATGTTTATCATTTTTCTGTATAGACTTAGTCCAAATCTTCAAACTCCTATGTATTTTTTCCTTGCCAATTTCTCATTTTTGGAGATATGCTATCTATCAAATATAATTCCCAAAATGTTGATCAaccttctccaccatcacaaaACCATCACCTTCAATGGTTGTGCTATACAAATGTTCTGTTTTCTGTTACTCGGTAGTGCAGAGTGCAATATGTTGGCATTCATGGCCTATGATCGATATAACGCCATATGCCATCCCTTGCATTATAGTAATATTATGAGAAGGGCGGTTTGTATCAGGTTGGTGTTTAGTTGTTGGTTTATTGGGACCACTGTTGGTGTTTTACAAACAAACCTCATATTTTCATTGCCGTTCTGTGGCTCCAACAGAATCAACAATTTTTATTGTGATATTCCGCCATTGTTGAGCCTGGCTTGTAAAAACACAAAGATTATCGAGATTACTGCTCTAATAATCACTTTTATTGTTGTTATAGTGCCTTTTTTATTGACAGCAATTTCATATGCAAATATCATCTGGACAATTATCAAGCACCATTCTGCCGGGAGGAGGATAAAGGCTTTCTCCACTTGTACATCCCATCTGATAGTTGTATCAATGTACTATGGGTCAGCTACTATTATGTACTCAAGACCAAAGTCAAGTTATGGAATGGATGGAGAAAAGTTTTTGTCCCTCATATATACTATCATTGCaccttttattaacccttttataTACAGCTTAAGGAATAATgatgtaaaaaatgcatttaaacaGGTTGTATGTCAAATTAAAATAGACAAACCAGAAAATAATTAG